In Onychostoma macrolepis isolate SWU-2019 chromosome 17, ASM1243209v1, whole genome shotgun sequence, the DNA window TCATTCATCCATTCTGCACTTGTATCATCTTCATTTAAATATAGTCCACAACAAGCAATGCGCAATAAGACACTTTattggttgtttgtattttttcacaactagtgctgtcaaaattagagCATTAAtgcaggcgattaattttttccAGTTTAACGGCGTTAAAAATGTCGTCAGGCTACATGTCAGTGAAAACAAATTTTCCTTTCCTGTCAGCTGTTATACTGTGCTCGTAGCACTTAGCGCATGCTCttcaattgcacacacaaatagGGCGATGCACGCTGTAGCCTGTATTAGTTTGTATTAAAGCGCAAATGAAACTACAAGCATGCGTATCAGATCAGCTTcacgttcagcagcggcagctctttaagtaatagcagccaaataacctaatatctcagctgctgtgatgtctgttaatcgaagaacaaaagaaaaagagaggaaaTAACTTTTGAAGCTTTAaagattcatctatatttaagttagaatttagtgtttgacaaactttattcaaattctgtatatttcctacttgctgTCGGggacaggtaaatatgacatttattataatgggtttatgtgaaggttgttttaagttcacttaaattagaggttgttattttttaaagtctaataaatgttaaaattgatagctctcattTATACTGTATCGTTAATATAGTCAATGGATAAATATTAGggaaataaagaattttatagAGACATCAGTATTGGTATTAGTGATacccttcagtcataaaaaaagagatgccattaaacaaatattaaaaatatagtgtctttatgttgtttctaccttaatttgaagattgaatgtgaaattattgcaatataaaagtgtatttaaatacattgttaGGTGGGATTGAtcgtgattaatttcagaaaaaaatgtgcgatttaatttttaattttttttttaatcaattgacagcactattaacaacatgaaggtaGCCCTGCCTACCAtgaaatctcattggtccaaaATATGTCCTCCACATAGGCCTgctttcacagacagggcttagactaaaccaggattagaccatagttcaattagatttaaataacttttataaatgtgcccaaaggcactgatatattttaagatcagtcagtgcaagtttctttcagttgaaacagctcagatttacagtttagtctgggactagtcttaagccttgtctgtgaaactgggggATAGTGTATTTAACCTCAAATGTGTTGTGTGAGGCTGTGTTTGTGTCACTTTTATTTTTGCCGCTGGTAACTTCCCATTTTGCCTGGTTTTGACACAATTCTGGCTAATTCTGTGtactttctgaataaaatgcTCTTGACATGTTGTTTCCTCTTATTTATAGAGAAGGCAGGGTGTGACGTAATGGAAGCTCACAGTAGGAAGTCCACGAGCCCCGAACAAGGATCAACCCTGCGTGACCTTTTGACCTCCACAGCTGGGAAGTTACGTCTCGGGGCCACCGGAGGTGCCTTTGCACCAGTTTACAACTTGTCTGAACAggttagatatatatatatatatagactggtaaataaaagaatataagATGATGATAACTAAACTAGGTGTATGACTTGTAACAAACTCTATTCATGCTTCATTCTTTAGGTAGCCCAAAACACTCGCGTGCCTAACATCCTGGATGACATCATTGCTTCTGTAGTAGAAAATAAGATTCCCGCTACAAAGATGGCCAGGGTGGGGCTGAATCAGGATTCGCTGCCAGAAGGGGAGGTGGGGCAGCGGCCAGAGGGTGTGAAGCTTGATGAAAGCCCATTGGCTGATCCCCACACCATTGTCCCTCACGATTGGCTAGGAAACAGCCGGCTGCTTTGGCTCAAAGATCACCGTCACCAAGGCAACCAAAGACTGTTCAAAGAGAACTGGACACAAGAGCAGGTTTGTAACGCTCACGCTAGTGGAGCATTAACTATATCTCTACAGATACTGGGTGAAAAGGAAATTAACTCATAAGAGAAGTTAcagtaaattacagttttactttCTGTAAAAATTAGGATTGACAGGATGAAACCTCTTGGGATTTAATTACTTAAAAGTAACCATTGATTTGGATTATTTTAAACTAAGACATTCAAAGCGGCTTCTTGGATGAAAACACAATGTAAAAAGAATCTTCACATTGTATGCTTCTGAAGCTGTAGTTGGTGCAATGTCTCTTTAGCCAGTGCTGGTGTCCGGATTGCACAAGAGTTTGAACGCTAATCTGTGGAAGCCTGAGCACTTCAACCGTGAGTTCTCCAGCCTTCATAGTGACCTCTACAATTGCAGAGATGGTAGCGTCACAAACTCCAAGGTCAAGGAGTTCTGGGATGGTTTTGAAGATGTGTCAAGTGAGTGATTAAGTACTCATAATTCTATTCTAATTTGCTGAATATGATTTTGCTGTTTGACTCTGTGGACTAAAGGTTATTTGCATTCTTGTGTATGTGACCCACAGAGAGACCTAAATCCGATAAAGGGGAGTCAGTGGTGTATAGACTGAAAGACTGGCCATCAGGGGAGGAGTTTTTGGCCCTCATGCCTGCCAGGTATTGCCGCCCTGGGCGCTTGAAGCATATGTTGTCTTTCAGACCTCACTAGAATTTGCATAGAATACCACTTTGTACTGCTAATGCTTCCTCGATTTGAATACACTTTCACCAGATATTCCATCAGATTCTACATTATTTCttgatttgaaaataaattggaattaaaatcacaaaaacgCAAGAATTCACCATCAAGTCAGCTTAAACCACacaattataaagtaaacaCCGTTGTActcattattataaaaattaaaatatatatattttttcatttaaaaaaaatcacattgctTTTACGGTCTGTAATGAGGTTTTACTGATATTTTTTCACCCACCTCAGATATCATGATGTGATGAAGTCTTTGCCGGTACCAGAGTACACAGACCCAGAGGCACATCTGAACCTGGCCTCACATCTGCCCTCCTTCTTCATTCGACCTGACCTTGGTCCTCGCCTCTGCTGCGCCCACGGTATTCTTTCTTTCCTGTACTATCTGACAGTGCTGTTGTGCTCTTTGTTATGCAATGGACCTTATGTTCCAGTGTTTGTTCAGGTGTAACAACATGTCCAGAACAAGACTTCGGGACCAGCAATCTACATGTTGAAATCTCAGACACCATGAGTATTCTGGTATATGTCGGGGTGGCCAAAGGAAACGGAGCCTCATCCAAAGCAGGTACTTGTACGTAAACATGATATTTTAGCACTGATGTTTTCCTctaacatatttattttgcctcaTTAGGTTTGCATGTACATTATTTAACAGTAAAATTATTTGCTTCGTAAGAGAGGTGGATCTGGTTCCAAAAATGTTCTGTATATGGATTTTGAAAATAGGATGATTCAACAGTCAATAGTTGTTCATTATCATTGACTTTGTGTGAGATCATTGCTTCCATAATGCTTCTTTTAAAGATATTTGAATGTTaatgaaatgaatgttaatgaatgttttttttttttgtttattagatTTAGGCTTCAGATTTGTCACTTGCGTTATTAGAGTCTTGGAAattgctgaaataataaaaaatgtattggtgTCCTTTAACATGCCACCATAAGAACTTTTATGGAACATTGTGAGCAATAATTTGTgtgtaattttgcattaatttgGCTGTCAAACCCTTTGTGATAGGGGTACTAAAGCTCTTGGAAGGAGAAGTTCTGGATGAGAGTGTAAAGAAACGACTGAAAGACCCTAATGAGACGCCAGGTGCTCTGTGGCACATCTACATGAGTAAAGACCTACAAAAGATCCAGGAGTTTCTACAAAAGGTACTACATTCCTTGATCATGTAAAGCTATTGAGTTTATTTAATTGCTGGTGAGGGATGAGTTGTCCGATACAGTGCTAGTTCAGTATAGTGTGCCACAAGGCTCTGTCTTGTGCCCTTTGTTGTTCTCCCTGTCAATGTTCCTAAAACCATTCATTAGCTTTACATTTAATccagattaaattaaattagttcaATAAACATGCATTGCCCCCCCATTAAtgagaatatgatatttatgctTCTGTGTGTTTGCAGGTTGCTGCTGAGCAGCAGGCTGAAGCGGATCCGGAGGCAGACTCTGACTCTGAGTTGGACGGTGATTCCGACCCCCTGCGTGAAGGCGGCTGGTATCTGAGCCCCAGGCTGAGGCAGAGGCTACAGGATGAATATGGCATAGAGAGCCGCACACTCCTCCAGTTCCATGGGGATGCTGTTATCATCCCTGCTGGAGCTCTGCACCAGGTACATTACCACACTCACTAAAGCAATCCGTCCTGGGCTCTTGGGAAGGATGACTGGTTTCCTAAAGCTGTCACTCCACCAGGTGTTCAGTATTCAGTATTTACACCTGccgtgtgttttttttttttaggtgatgAATCTGCACAGTTGCATCCAAGTGAATGTGGACTTTGTGTCCCCTGAACATGCGCACAACTCCTATTATCTAACCCAAGAGCTCCGCCCTCTCAAAGACCAAATGAACTATGAAGACAAACTCCAGGTACCTCCATCTACCTTCTGTGACCTGTTTTGTTAATCATTTAGTTTCCATTTCTTCTGCATCATGCTGGTAACCCTACCCATGGTGCAATCTCATTGGTCCAAAATCATGCTTTTCATAATGTTACTTTCTGATTTGTTGTGTGGCATTGTCTCACACagcattttgactttattctctcTAATTCTGGTTTGAGGCTGGAATACACCAGTTATTTGACCCGATTTACAGTCTAGAGGAGTCACCGAAAATTGCATAGTGCATGATGGACACAGACTGATTTTCTAGCTTCAGACTATGATTTcatccagtcggaggatatcacatgtttgatattttgcacTGATTTTAGAACGCATTGTTTTCAGTCCTCCTCTTAACAAGGCTCTTAACAATGAGGCACATGTGGAGGCTTGCAATTTTGTTGTGCTCGCAACGACTTGAACATCTGGTAGTGTGTGATCCTCAATCGTTTTGTGTATAATTCCCAGTTTTTCCGCTCTAGCCACTTATAAAGTCGGCAAGTGTAAGATGCCTGCTGTATTCCAGTTTTTTTGTGACAAGTGGCATGATGTAGCCAAAATTGCTATTGCAGTTTTATATTCCTTTAAGTTGatactataatgttttattgtgttccCAAGTGTAATTAGGCATGAGTAAAATCTGATTCCACAATATCTTTTCATCTCTCTTGATTGTTCAGGTGAAGAACATCTTTTATCACTCTGTGAAAGATGCTGTAGCCACACTGAGGAACCATTTGAAGGAGAAAAACGCAGGCGATGTGAAACAGGAGGAGTCCTGACAATgcatctcctcctcctctgtcCAAACCCTTGGAGCATAAAGACAATCCCAGGATTCTCAGCAAGAAATCTTAGACGTGATTCTAACAAAATGGGCGACTCTGCAAGATTCTGTGACTTCCTCTGTGATATCACTGTCTTCTCTTTGATTTTATTCTCTTTGTTTGAACTTCCCCATCATGTCTTCCTGCACGGACAGGAAGCGTAGTAAGGGGTGGAGGTACAACAAACAGAGAGATAAAAATAGTACACTGTGCTCTCCAAACAGGTGCAATGAACTTCAAAGCCCATCGCTTCCACTTGCCACACATGCAGAAGACCACAGAAAACCTTTAGAAAGAGCGACACTGGCAAATACATGTTTTTCCAAAGGCGATAATGATTCACGACACGTTCTTCATTAGTAGTTCTTGCACTGCAAAGTGTTCACCATGTTGTCATGCTGTGTTTTGGACAGTTTTAGAGAGCAGCGATTCCAACACAATCATAGCAGCATTCCATCACATCAGCAGCTGCCAAACGGACAGGTTTTATTACGTTTAAgcaacattaaattattttcagtttGGCAAATATTCACTGTGCAGAGggacaatattaaataattacagtttattctgtgtttgtttaaaaaaaaaaaaaaaaagatcttgtGAAATTTTCAGctgaaatgtaatatgtaaatagcagaatatacatatataaatatatattaattatgatTTTCTATAACATGGTGTGCTTTATTTGCTGTATGTGTTGTTTGCTACTGTATGTACATTGAAGTTAAAGAGATGTTTTacattttccattaaaaatggaaaaatctaAATTGATTAGTCTGTCATGACTGTTTACATGATCCATTTATATCCATTAAAAGATTTAGTTGGTTTTCTAggttatttaaagggatagttctacTTTTTTTACTTAACCTGGTGTTGGTCAAATGCTGTGCAAACTCTCTTTTTTCAGaccacaaaaggagaaattaatAGAAAATTGCCTGTATATTGTCTATATAATAGCAGTGAATTGTAACCAGCTTCAAGCTTTAACAGAAACGATGCAAAAGTTATCAGTGTTCTGTGGGTGAAAACAAACCTGAATTTAACAACTTTGTTAATGAGACTGTATTTCCCATTgctcatgtaaaaaaaaaaaaaaaaaaaaaacatccaaaagtGTATTTCACTTGATTCCCCTTATTTACACAAACACTTTCATAAAGTATAAATGTAGTTTTCAAACAAACTATCACCTGCTAGTACCACATTTTACTTCTGTGATGATGTATTTTGGAGTGAATCGGGTGTGTTGAACAAGAAAACGTTTTTcctgatttattaatttattgttattaatgcaTGTTTAGTAAGACTAGgaacatgtatttaaaatttaaataaattgggTACTTTCAATATAGACAGTCGAATCTACAGTACACACAGTAAAGTCAAAagttggaataattaagattttgaaagaagtttcttcaaGGCGGCGTTTATTTgactaaaaaaaacagcagtaatattgtgttttgtatttgaatctattttaaaattgaccatatttttgtgatgcaaagctgcattttcagcatcattactccagtcttcagtgtcacgtgatccttcagaaatcattctaatatgattattctgtgctcaagaaacatttcttcttattattattaatcttgAAAAACATTGCTTAATATTTGTGGAAGCCTAGACACCATCCAAGTtgagctttaccatcacaggaatgaattacattttaaaatacattaatataaaaaagttattttaaatagtaataatatatcCCTTTTACTGTTGTACTATAcctttaatcaaataaatgcagccttggtgagcgtaCGAGACaatagacaaaacaaaaaatcttaattattccgaTCTTTTGAGCGGTGCTGTAGGTGGATGCAGGTCTAGCTGTCATTTGCCGTCTGCAACAGCAGCTGGATCTCCTGCTGGAGGTCAGGAGGCACGTGCAGGAGCCTCATGCGCAGCGGCGGAGGCTGATCCAGAGAAGCCGGAGGGCTCCGATGCTCCTCATACAGGTCTCTCTTCAGACTAGTATTCTCTGCCTTCAGTTTCTCATGCTCCTCCAGCAACCGCTTGTTCTCCAGCAGCAGAACCGCAACAAGCTTCCACAGGTCAGCGATGGCAGTGCTCTGCTCTTCCAGCCGAGTCTTGTCGTCTTTGGCAGCCTTCCAGCCAAGTGGAGGACTTTGGAGGGCTGTTGGACCGGTACACTGTGTTATCAGGGCTGAAGTGTGTTTTGAAGGGCTGACCATGAGCTTTCCTTTGAGTTTAGTCTGTTTGCAGCTCATCTTGATCAGTCGCTGCTGTTGGAGATGTCCGTCTCTCTGCAGCTCTAAAGACAGCCGTACCTTGATAGAAAATATGATAATGGTTAAAATGCTGGCTGTGCTTTTCTGAAAGAAAGGGTACATGAGAGTACAAATGTGTACTTTACAGAAAAGAACAAGTGTTCCTTTTCATTCAAAATAGCTTAAAAAGTACACGGAAGACCTTTTAAAACCATTATATAGCTTTTGTGCAGTACAAATTCAGGAGAGGTACATTACTGCAGGAAACAACGACAGCAGCTGCCTGcagattttatgtattatttgactgttcagattcatttaaaaattaataaaccaTTAAGCCATTAAGGCTTTTCAGGTTATGTTGATATGGTGTTGTCGCTATATATAAACAACagccatt includes these proteins:
- the nrbf2a gene encoding nuclear receptor binding factor 2a, with amino-acid sequence MEVMDSPLNRAHHFGRKADQLVAKEKFEEAILCHSKAAELLKEALSVTQSEQVRLSLELQRDGHLQQQRLIKMSCKQTKLKGKLMVSPSKHTSALITQCTGPTALQSPPLGWKAAKDDKTRLEEQSTAIADLWKLVAVLLLENKRLLEEHEKLKAENTSLKRDLYEEHRSPPASLDQPPPLRMRLLHVPPDLQQEIQLLLQTANDS